A stretch of the Staphylococcus sp. NRL 16/872 genome encodes the following:
- a CDS encoding NYN domain-containing protein, whose amino-acid sequence MKDRYLIIDGYNMIGQSQELSKIARENLQEAREQLLDEIANYNAVVADEIVCVFDAYEQSGIEREYIYHGVKTVFTKEKETADSYIERYVYNLYNKHTTHITVVTSDMSEQHAIFGAGAYRVSSREMWRDLKENEITVSKSLDDFSESKPRTRISLSNDVLAEFEKIRRGNHNKD is encoded by the coding sequence ATGAAGGATAGATATTTAATTATCGACGGCTATAATATGATAGGACAATCTCAAGAATTAAGTAAGATTGCACGTGAGAACTTACAAGAAGCACGAGAACAATTACTTGATGAAATAGCAAATTATAACGCTGTTGTGGCAGATGAGATTGTATGTGTATTTGATGCTTATGAACAATCAGGTATTGAAAGAGAATATATTTATCATGGCGTGAAAACAGTTTTTACTAAAGAAAAAGAAACTGCTGATAGTTATATCGAACGCTATGTTTATAATTTATACAATAAACATACAACGCATATTACAGTCGTAACGAGCGATATGAGTGAACAGCATGCGATATTTGGTGCAGGCGCATATCGTGTATCATCTAGAGAAATGTGGCGTGATTTGAAAGAAAATGAAATAACTGTTAGTAAGTCTTTAGATGATTTTAGTGAAAGTAAACCGAGAACTCGAATTTCGCTTTCAAATGATGTTTTAGCAGAATTTGAAAAAATTAGACGTGGTAATCATAATAAAGATTGA
- the rpmG gene encoding 50S ribosomal protein L33 has translation MKKVPLICEVCGNRNYNVPKNENSATRLELKKYCPRCNAHTIHKESK, from the coding sequence GTGAAAAAAGTACCTTTAATTTGTGAAGTTTGCGGTAACAGAAATTATAATGTCCCGAAAAATGAAAATTCTGCAACGAGATTAGAATTAAAAAAATATTGTCCGAGATGTAATGCCCATACGATTCATAAAGAATCAAAATAA
- the nusG gene encoding transcription termination/antitermination protein NusG — translation MSEEVGAKRWYAVHTYSGYENKVKKNLEKRVESMNMTEQIFRVVIPEEEETQVKDGKAKKQIKKTFPGYVLVELVMTDESWYVVRNTPGVTGFVGSAGAGSKPNPLLPEEMRFILKQMGLKEKTIDVELDVGEQVRIKSGPFANQVGEVQEIEPDKFKLTVLVDMFGRETPVEVEFDQVEKL, via the coding sequence ATGTCTGAAGAAGTGGGCGCAAAGCGTTGGTATGCCGTGCATACGTATTCTGGATATGAAAATAAAGTTAAAAAGAATTTAGAAAAAAGAGTAGAATCAATGAATATGACAGAACAAATTTTTAGAGTTGTCATACCAGAAGAGGAAGAAACACAAGTTAAAGATGGAAAAGCTAAAAAACAAATTAAGAAAACATTTCCTGGTTATGTGTTAGTAGAACTAGTTATGACAGACGAGTCATGGTATGTTGTACGTAATACGCCAGGTGTAACTGGTTTCGTTGGTTCAGCAGGTGCTGGTTCTAAGCCTAATCCATTACTTCCTGAAGAAATGAGATTCATCTTAAAACAAATGGGTCTTAAAGAAAAAACAATCGATGTCGAATTAGATGTTGGCGAACAAGTACGTATCAAATCTGGCCCTTTCGCTAATCAAGTTGGTGAAGTTCAAGAAATTGAACCTGATAAATTTAAATTGACTGTATTAGTTGATATGTTCGGCAGAGAAACACCAGTTGAAGTTGAATTTGATCAAGTTGAAAAATTATAA
- a CDS encoding sigma-70 family RNA polymerase sigma factor, protein MTQNFKQLEQAFINFQQSQNSHEREQIFTFIVSQLHSSFQMKFKQAGVSSADVQDLVQELFIRTYLSLQTFDFTLNVPFEHYLNCMVRSLRNDFWRKRYAEVTRNESLINEFVVRYNWNKYSKQTEEYCLLQRQIELLYESLLGLSQLEKNVAQLLLLDYAPTEIARKLNIKDKVVYNSIQRCKMKMRKYLNTHNC, encoded by the coding sequence ATGACTCAAAATTTCAAACAACTAGAACAAGCATTTATTAACTTTCAACAAAGTCAAAATAGTCATGAACGAGAACAAATATTTACATTTATAGTAAGCCAGTTGCACTCAAGCTTTCAAATGAAATTTAAGCAAGCGGGTGTGTCCTCTGCAGATGTTCAGGATTTGGTACAGGAACTATTCATAAGAACGTATTTGTCACTACAAACTTTTGATTTTACGTTGAACGTTCCATTTGAGCATTATTTAAATTGTATGGTTCGCTCGCTTAGGAATGATTTTTGGAGAAAAAGATATGCAGAGGTAACTAGAAATGAATCTTTGATAAATGAATTTGTCGTGAGATACAATTGGAACAAATATTCAAAGCAAACAGAAGAGTATTGTCTGCTTCAAAGACAAATAGAGTTATTATATGAAAGTTTATTAGGTTTGAGTCAATTAGAAAAAAATGTAGCGCAATTATTGTTACTTGATTATGCGCCGACAGAAATAGCTAGAAAATTAAATATTAAAGATAAAGTAGTTTACAATAGTATTCAACGTTGTAAAATGAAAATGAGAAAATATTTAAATACGCATAATTGCTAG
- the secE gene encoding preprotein translocase subunit SecE codes for MAKDKGTGKEKESFFQGVKSEMEKTSWPTKEELFKYTVIVVSTVIFFLVFFWLLDVGIGNLIQLFR; via the coding sequence ATGGCTAAAGATAAAGGCACAGGTAAAGAAAAAGAAAGTTTCTTCCAAGGCGTTAAAAGTGAGATGGAAAAAACAAGTTGGCCTACGAAAGAAGAACTTTTTAAATACACTGTAATCGTAGTATCTACAGTGATTTTCTTCTTAGTGTTTTTCTGGTTGTTAGATGTAGGTATCGGTAATTTAATTCAATTATTTAGATAA
- the rplK gene encoding 50S ribosomal protein L11 — protein MAKKVEKVVKLQIPAGKANPAPPVGPALGQAGVNIMGFCKEFNARTQEQAGLIIPVEISVYEDRSFTFITKTPPAPVLLKKAAGVEKGSGEPNKTKVATVTKDQVREIAQTKMQDLNAADEEAAMRIIEGTARSMGITVQ, from the coding sequence GTGGCTAAAAAAGTAGAAAAAGTAGTTAAATTACAAATTCCTGCAGGTAAAGCGAACCCAGCACCACCAGTTGGTCCAGCATTAGGTCAAGCAGGTGTGAACATTATGGGATTCTGTAAAGAATTCAACGCACGTACGCAAGAACAAGCAGGTTTAATCATTCCGGTAGAAATCAGTGTATATGAAGATCGTTCATTTACATTCATTACTAAAACTCCACCGGCTCCAGTACTACTTAAAAAAGCAGCTGGCGTTGAAAAAGGTTCTGGTGAACCAAACAAAACTAAAGTTGCTACAGTAACTAAAGATCAAGTACGTGAAATTGCACAAACTAAAATGCAAGACTTGAACGCTGCAGACGAAGAAGCAGCTATGCGTATTATCGA